Within Staphylococcus sp. NRL 16/872, the genomic segment AAACCTGCTTTATTTAATTGTTCCAACATATCTAAACGTGTTTTTCCACTTAAAAATCCTGCCACTTGTTGTGACCAAGTTTCAGAACGTTCTCCATTTGTACGTTCTTTATAATATTCACTAACTATTTCATCATATTGATTTAGCTCTTCATTTTGTTGTTTTTGGTTACTGTTATAAACATTTTTATGAAAGACATGTTCAAATGGCAGACGTGGTTTTGGTGCACCATTTTCATCATCAGCAGGCTCTCCTACTGCCATTCCAAATAAAGGGAAGGCGTACTCTGGTAAGTCTAAAATTTCACGTACACGGCCAACATCATTACGTAAAGAACCTAAGTATACAATGCCGTAGCCCATATCTTCGGCCGTTAAAGCAATATTTTCAGAAACAAGCGCTACATCAATTGTTCCTACTAACAAACCCTCTGCTGATTCAAAAGACGTTTCCATATTATAATCAACATTTTCATTAATTAAGCTATGGCGATAATAATCTAAAACAAATACAAATAAGTAACCATTATCCACAACATGAGATTGACCAGATACTTCTTTTAATTGTTCTTTAATTTGAGGGTCATCAATACCGATAATTGAATACGTTTGTAAATAACTAGATGTTGAAGCGTTTTGGCCAGCTTCAACTAATTTTTTTACTACATCTTCACTTAGAGGTTTATCTTTAAACTTTCTTACTGAATGGTGTTGTTTCGTTAAATTATAAACATGATCTGCCACTTTCTTCACTCCTTATTATCTAATGCATATATCGTAACAAGTTATCCTCACTTTTGTCTTGAGACACACCTTTTCCCTATTGATAAAAAGATTGCATGCGTGTATTTTTAAAGTTATCATAATAGTAACAATTTTCAGATATTTAAGGAGAGATATTATGCCTAAAGCTAACAAAGAAATTTCCAACGCACTATGCAAAGCATTTACTTCTAAAAAACCTATTGAGTTTGTAAGTAAAACATATGATATTAGTGAAGAAGAAGCATATAAAACTCAAGATAATTTAATTGAACAACTTGCAAAACATGAGAAAGCTACTGTGAAAGGTTATAAAGTAAGTATGACTAGCGCTGCTACACAAGCAATCGCTAATACACATGAACCTGCTTATGGAACAATCCTATCCACACAAGTCGTTGAAA encodes:
- a CDS encoding NADPH-dependent oxidoreductase, which translates into the protein MADHVYNLTKQHHSVRKFKDKPLSEDVVKKLVEAGQNASTSSYLQTYSIIGIDDPQIKEQLKEVSGQSHVVDNGYLFVFVLDYYRHSLINENVDYNMETSFESAEGLLVGTIDVALVSENIALTAEDMGYGIVYLGSLRNDVGRVREILDLPEYAFPLFGMAVGEPADDENGAPKPRLPFEHVFHKNVYNSNQKQQNEELNQYDEIVSEYYKERTNGERSETWSQQVAGFLSGKTRLDMLEQLNKAGLMKR